Below is a window of Watersipora subatra chromosome 11, tzWatSuba1.1, whole genome shotgun sequence DNA.
TGCGCACAACCGTAATCTTCTTTCTTTGTATAAGTCCAAGGGTCACTCCTAATGTGTATTTGATCTACCCTGTGTGGCATTTTGTAACTGACAGTTATTTTTCATTGGTTGTCCGCTTGCATGCACAACATCAtttaaccatatatatattgttaacagCACTTACAACTAAATCTAGCAATTTAGCTTCTGCACCTTTTTGATGACTAATTGCTATATTCATTTAAACTGTCAAGGCTGGTgatctgtaaaatattgtacgcTTACAGGCTATCGGCAGTCGGAAAGGTTGCTAGCGGCCACCAAGCACCGATTATTTGCCTTAGTTTATACAACGACTCAAGAAGGAAAGAACAACTCTTAACTGGCTCCAAGGATCATCTAATTAAGGGATTTGATATTTCCAATGAACAAACTTCAAATTATCCAATTCAGGCCAATATTACTATGGACCCTCCTCACTATGATGGTGTTCAATGTCTCGCGCATCGTCAGGACATCCTTTTTAGTGGTTCTCGGGATATGCGTATCAAAAAATGGAACCTCAGTGAACCCTCTTCTCAACCACAGGTAAAATTGGTGTTTTTACAATACTAGGTGTTGCTctatttaatagcaaaataaaggTGATAGTTATTTCCGGTAATGGTCACCAATCAAGATCACcactttgtaataaatattttttattagaagtAATATTTGAGATGGAGTGAATGATTGATATCAGTATATCGGTTTTCCTGGTAATCACTCAATCCAATTGTGATCCTACTTGATGGCCTAGAGATCAGagtcaatataaaatatgtcagaCCTAGTCATTGCTGCATTGTTGAGCCCATCTGGTTCAGTCTCACCAGATCAACCTGTCATACGCAAGACATTATGCTGTGTCTCTCACCAATATTTGCAAATGTCTTGTAGGTTTGTTACAATACAGAGACTCGTTTATgattaaaagtttcatattgcaGGATTGCATTGTTGACTCATTCAAAAGGGACAAGTTGATTTGCCAGTGTTTAATCTTTACCATCTTTAATGCAGTTCACGCCGCTCCTTTCCGCTTAAGTTGAatgtcaatttcaaacaaactccTGGTTCCTCATTCCTCAACTTGCATTGTTTTCAGTCAGTTAATGGCGCCCATAAGGACTGGATCACCGACATGTGCATGCTACCAGATGATGACATATTGCTAAGCTGCTGTCGCTCTGGCACTGTGAAGATTCGGTCAAACGAGACTTGCCAGCAGCTAAATGAAGTGCGTGCTCATTCATTAGCCGTCAACTCTATGGCTACCAACCGCAGCAATCTCTTTACTGCCTCTAggtaaagtagtatatagtacttactgtcactagaggtaggtaattgttcaatatatctactagctagtatatcgtACTTACTGCCATTAGAGGCAGGATACTTTTcagtagtgctgggcacgagtacttcttggtcaacgggtttagacccgcccccttctgctcgggtttttcgagtatcgggtagctagtagtgctaggctcgggtatttctttgcctacgggtttttcgggtatcgggtttattgatatggattttatgtttaaattttctaaacagatatatcttcaaatttacaaagcaattatatttcttttcaatttatttatcatttttcaaagtttttattgactgacattcgtactcgcagcgttaacgggtggattgttaaacagtcaagatagtctggggctacagggcattttcgtgtcaacaggtggcagaagatagggtctatggtagcttaatacttaagcatgttctatgtacctctgactttttgtagatggtgctccaaatatcataaaaaactttacattatcggctttttccgttagtaaggcttgttggcttagtaaaacttggttataatgaattatgtaatccatcatagctagctgtagtaatcaatttaaacagagttattaaattttcactgctactatcaacgctgatagctgtttctatcaaggcgatagcggaaacagactaaggacctatgtgttattggtgatagcgaacacgcgccgtattaaaaatggcatagatttgtttacgaagccgatttggctaattgcgcaaataaaatgtgatgtaagtatttcttctcaccttttaatgacaagtaatcactgcttgactacaatatttctagtaggcatagtaaataaggtatgatatattttattctatccattaaattaaagactcgttaaactccattgtcatgcctccttagcaaaaatgacacagagatgccctgtggtcccagactaagagcgcaggatgcaatagaccgagtttttgttaacactacccgacagatccgtgtaccaaaacccgaacttgaaagtcaaaacccgaacctgaaggaccggaatacccgaaatctctattacccgatactcgagagaagataaacccgcgagttcaacgagtattactacccgtgcccagcactacttttcagtatatctactagctagtaaataGTACTTACCGTCACCAaaggtaggtaattgttcactatatctactagctagtatatagtacttactgtcaccagaggtaggtaactgttcactatatctactaactagtatatagtacttactgtcaccagaggtaggtaattgttcaatatacaaattatgtaagcttattgtaaatttaatgtTACGTCTGTCACCCATGTGTTCTAATGAGACACTTGGCCAATTAGCCAAATAGTATAGATTTACTGGCTTTTCCTTAAATCCAATTAATTCACTGATTACTGTATGCATTCGagtataatcacaaaattttttacccatttttaatgataaatcaTGAGTAAGCACAAGTAGTCGCATAGCGTCTTGCTGCCTGATTTACTGAGAACCGTTCGCTTAAGCAATACTAATGATTTTTGTACTGACTGTGTGACTACTTACCTAGTCGATCGGTGTGGCAATACAGATGCCTCAAAAGTGacgttttacaaattgtataGCGGTCAAATGATTGCGATGCTACTTTGTCAATTGGGAGCAAAACCGATTGATATTTTTAACGCGACTAGAACCCCTTAAGCATCCAACGTTGTTGATACGTcaaacaaaatcttaaataaatgcaatatattgGGCTGACAGTTTCTTTTATAGTTATTCAATAGCATCATTGTGTGAATTGTGTAAATATGCCAATTGGAGAAGTTGATAACTTTGGTTGGTTGTACCAACATATCTTGTTCTTTGTCCAAGAACTTTTCATGCGCCACGATTTAGCATGTATAACAGACATGGTTCATGCTCTTTCAGTGATTGCACGATAAGGATCTGGTGGATGGACCcacataaactatacagttcATAGCCAAAGCACAGATTCATTCTCCATATTCTCATATTTTTTGTCTGTATTTATGTAGCTATTTTTGTTGATGAACAAAAAtacatcaacttataatctaaaatcgtccaactacaacttgaactcaggctgacgaattgtatcaaactgcaagtaaaacttaggtctttaaaatatttaatctaacatatcctgaaattttatgcaagcagttccaatttacaccagtgttcatcacatatcttttacagcaagtaacagcctttttcatatataaatacttgttggtcatcgttgtcgtTCCTGCGGTTGATGACTATGCAGGAAAATTATCTTATACAttccttttttaaatcaatgttCAAATTGTTTGACCCATGTACTTTGCATGTGTCTATATTCCTAGGACACATCCGACTATAAACTCTTTCGTGTCAAAGATCATCATGATGTTACATCATATCCATCGATGCAATTATTCTTCTCTTCTCGtcgatatttattttaaccttttaaacACTTTGTCTGTTTTAACTGGCCGTAGATTTTCGAAATGCGCATTTATTTTTGGTGCAATAGGCTTTATTGTATTCAATCTTGTTCGTTGAAATTATCtcaaaaataaactaactttAAGAGTAATGGAGCTGTCTTATGTATCAACACGAATCCTTTTACTTTGCTCTAATTTTGTAAGGTACCTACATATGTTTATCATAACAACATTGGCTCACAGCTAgtctaattttattaaaactatacaataaCATCAATAGTTGAGTGTTTCATTGTTGAGCTGCATGCGTTTGCATCCTCGGTCCAATAAAAGCATGCATTTATAGATATGATAATTCACCTTAAGGAAGGAAACACATCAAAATGATACTTTTAAAGGCAAAGTAACAGTTCTGAAGGTAGcattgcaaagtaacagttctgaaggtagtattgcaaagtaacagttatgatggtagtattgcgaagtaacagtgatgaaggtagcattgcaatgtaacagttatgaaggtagcattgtaaagtaacagttatgaaggtagtattgcaaagtaacagttatgaaggtagtAATGCAAGATAACAGttctgaaggtagtattgcGAAGTAATAAAAAACCTCATAATGTAGTCTACCATGTGGTCTTTGAAGCCCTCTGTGATACTTGCTTACTTACTCTACAGTTAAACATTGATAATGAGTTGGTACTGTGTGGGTGGAGCATGTTATAGTATTCCCTTTTTTTCCAGTTGGTCAGTTTGAGAAAACTAATATGTTTCTCAATGACTTCTCATCTAAAGAACTTTGAGTTAAAGGTTATTATTAAGGGAACGCCATTATCAAGCTGTTAGCAGCAGTCAACGCTTTCCAAAGGCTTTTGtaactaaacattttaaatattaataaacaaacaatttacttggcatttatttagtgataccaaataactgactCCACTTTCTGATTTCGCATTGCGACTGAGTCATGAATTTTGAGCGAGTTTTAAGAACTATCATTGAAATAATACCAGTCGCAGGTGCCAGTTTGCATTTGCTAACTAACGTTAATAATACACTTGAAACAAACTGCAACTAAACTTGTACTCTTGCATCACCAAATAAGGTAGTTTTGATTTGATAATGTAAGAAATATCTTTCAATGCCAGGTGCGTTTTGAACATCATTTCTATCTATGAACAGAAATCCAATTACTACACCTGGAAGACATCATTTCTATCTATGAACAGGAATCCAATTACTACACCTGGAAGACTCTTTACTAACttaaatctttaatttttttatcaaataatcttattcaaaaaataaacttattgaagatgcttaattttttaaacatgtaaATGTGGTTAAAGTGACATcttgtttgtataatattaatctcaactttattttactaatttcagcttttacatttacatcttgAGCTCCGAAATAACTGCCATAGGTGTGACCGTGACGATAAAAATCATTACCTTGTAAGGCTGTTAGGgtaaaaacatatttctttagcaAACCATACCACCCAGGTATCGTTTGGAAGTATGGCATAAAGCAATGAGCCAGACGTTTGCACGCTTCACAATGCAGGCATGTTGAATTAGATCAATGTTATGTATATTTAACAGGAGAGTTTTCTCGCTGTGTCGAGAGCATTCACTCCCTACAAAAACACTCTAGTGAGTTTTTACACACTTAGTGATCAGAACATGAGCCAAGACTATATGTAAAATGTGCACTGTTTGGAAAGTATCTCACGTTCCATTTTACAGAATACGCAGAGATACTTCACACCTATAACCACTCACACTTCACTAATTTAGTGTTGAGCTCCACTGCTCCGTTTAAAGTAATCTGCTTCCTCATTAGTATTTTGCAAAACTGTCTTTCACCTTCTTCTAAAAATAATGGTAAGTATTATTTTAATGCCAAAGTAATGGCATTAAAATTTCACACTCCGACATCACTCAGTTTTCTATGGGTCATCTAATGTATTAAGGTAATTTCAGAGATAGGTTGAAAATATCATACCCTTTCAAGAGCTTCTGTCTAATTTGCTattgacagcaaaataaaaaatttccataCTGCAAGATAAATTTTGAGATGATATGCAATAAGTCAAATCTTTACTGAATTCACGTAAGATACAAGATCCTCAAAAGCTctagtatatttgtatttgagtCACTTTGTCtgcaaatatgtaatatttaggcCTACTGATAAAGTATAATCTAGCCACAACTGACTAAGATTTCAGAGCTTTCAGCCACTTAGAAAATAATGTGTATCAGCAATGATATATAACCACTCCCCATAGATATGGagggtagcctgggcatggctcttgtggggattgggagagatccatgcccaggctaccccctctctcccaatcccccacaagagccatgcccaggctaggggGCATATGTCATTGGTATATCATCAGTATATAAAGAGTCTTGCTTTCAAGAATACGCTGAAAGAAGCAACAAAAACTGCTTGCTTTGCTAGAGTGAAATGCATTTTGGTTAATAGACAAACGGCTATTTCTatgattagttttacttttacatGGTAACTTGAAATCATCCATGCTTTAGCCAGAATTTTGCTCATGCTAGATTCTATTAAATAATCTACCTcaatgctaaattttaatcaacAAACACCAGAGCATattcagatattttgttttttaagctTGATTCCAATGTACATATgttgaaccaatgatatacagcctgtggggctgtatatcattggttgaactaatgtaagaaaaatttacaaagatatataatttgtaattactttctaacttttcaattgttattttttcttacaaaaaaattcaaacgaATCAATTCCTAGTTATTTTAACGCATCGTAAAGCAGCATCACCGCCAATGTCAATAAAAAGAGCCTCCGACTTCATCTTGTAATACATTTACACTCAAAAGcaataattattcataaattcgTTAAAAGTTGTCGCCTTTCTCATTTTTAGACCCACGATTAGCTAGTCGAGCAAGACTTTCATTCAATAGTCTCCGAGCGTTCGAAGGAAGCTAAAGATAAGCTCGGCATGGCGGTTCGCTCCAGTTTCAGTACGAACTATTAGCCGTCTGTGATGCTTTGAGAACTAAAACACGAAGCGCTCTGCCATACTAGATTATAAGTTAATTTCCTGTTGATATAGTTCATGGTTTGATAAAAAAGAACAATTATAACTGCTATAATTGATGTTGCCACTCTTACAACagctaaatatgatagactttgGTTACAAAACCAACTTCATAGATAGTTTTCAGgtttgatgttgcattttattagatatacctcacttgttcttttctCTGACTTTGTAATACCATCGCAAATGCGTATTAAATACCAAATTTATTAACGCAAGATAGTTCATGATAGttgtactataaactattatagttGCAGTAAGCCCATTGACAAATGTACCAACTTTGCAAACGTCTTATGCTCGCACTACTGTCGTTATGCATTCGTGCAGCTTTGAATCGTAAAATGGACGGATTTTCACGACTCGTTTCGTAGGTTATCTTTTTAACATTGCAACAATCTggttattgaaatatttattctaCTAAGAAGCTCAGACAGTTTCTCGACGCTGTTtactacatgttcacacattgaATAAGCAACTATCGACAATCTTGTTTATGCGAAGGCCTCTACGCAGAGGGGAGATTTCTCAAAAGATATTGGTACGGCCACAGAGAAAGGAGGGACTGATCATGCTCGCGAAAATATTTGAAGCCAGTCTTAAATAACACCTCAGATGCATTTTAGACTGTTTTATACAGACAGAGGTTCAAAACCGTAGTCAATGCTATCGATATAAATGCAGTTACTGCAAAAGAAATGTTACAAGCTGTCCTAAATtcttgagaaattttttttgtaccaAATATTGGTTTTGCGGAGAAATTATAACAGCAGCGATTAAGAATAGTAATAAGAAAACTTGCTGTTAATTTCATCTTTTTTCGAGTGTGGAGAATGTTGTTGGAACCAGTTGCACAGAAACAttgttttctgtggcagttATGCATGTTTATGGATATGTTGTATAGG
It encodes the following:
- the LOC137408787 gene encoding kinesin-like protein KIF21B, whose protein sequence is MRIKKWNLSEPSSQPQSVNGAHKDWITDMCMLPDDDILLSCCRSGTVKIRSNETCQQLNEVRAHSLAVNSMATNRSNLFTASSDCTIRIWWMDPHKLYSS